The DNA window CACATTGGCGACGATATCGGTCCCCGCGAGCAGGCTGGCCAGACCGTTGAACTGGGGCACCGCCAGCACGACCTGGCGGCTGCGACCCATACGTTGCAGTTCACCTTCGATACAGTCGGTCAGGTCACCGGCATAGGAGACGATGGCGTGCGGGCGCGTGCAGAAGTCGTCCAGGCTCAACGCGCCAGGGACGGCGTCGGCGCGCAGCAGACGGGCCTTGCTGCGCCGCAGCAGCTTGCGCTTGGCGTTGGCGGGCAGTTCTTCTGTGTAGGAAATCCCGACGGAAATTTCCCCGGAGGCCAGCAGGCCGGGCATCAGCAGGTAATTGGTCCGGCGCACCACCAGGACCACACCCGGAGCCTCGGCGCGCAGGCGGCGAAGCAGGGCAGGCAGCAGGGCGAACTCCACATCGTCGGACATGCCGACACGGAACACCGCGTTGCTGGTGGCCGGATCGAAGTCGGCGGCACGACTGACCGCCGTGGAGATCGAATCCAGCGCGGGCGAGAGCAGGGCGAATATTTCCTGAGCGCGGGGCGTCGGTTCCATGCTGCGGCCGTTGCGCACGAACAGCGGATCGTCGAACAGGCCGCGCAGCCGTGCCAACGCCGCGCTGATGGCCGGCTGGCCGAGGAACAGTTTCTCCGCCGAACGGGTCACACTGCGTTCGTGCATCAGGGTCTCGAAGACGATCAGCAGGTTCAGGTCCAGGCGGCGCAGGTCGTTGCGATTCATCCGGTCACCGTTCGAGGAAAGCAGCCTTGTCAGCACCGACTGGCAAATGAGCGCGTGGCTGCCATGCGCCCTTTGGTGCGCACCGCGCACCCTGCGGGCATGTGCAGGTCCAGCCGGGGCCGGGAATAGTACGGGCACTGAGCACAGGATTGGAAGGTGGCCTATCACTGCCAGGCATGACGACTATCGACACTGCCGGGTGGCGCCGGCCATGAACAGCGGATAGAGTCCGCACCATTCGCGATCGGAGCTCGAGGTAAGCGATGTCCCGCATGATGCGTTTTCACAGATTCGGCGACGCCGAGGTGCTGCAGTACGAGGAAGTCCCGACGCCCGTACCCGGCCCTGGCGAGGTGCTGGTGCGTGTTCAGGCCGTCGGCCTGAGCTGGAAGGACGTGCTCTGGCGACAGAATCTGGCGTCTGAAGAGGCTCGTCTTCCCGCCGGCATGGGTTTCGAGCTGGCCGGTGTCGTGGAGCGTGTGGGCGAGGGCGTCGAAGGCTTCGAGGTGGGTGCGCCGGTGGCGGGATTTCCTGCCAGCACGCCGAATCGCTACCCGACCTGGGGCGACCTGATGGTGATGCCCGTGCACGCCTTGACGCGCTATCCGCAGTCCCTCAGCCCCGAGGCCGCCAGCGTGCACTACACGGCGCTGCTGTTCGGCTATCTCGCTCTGGTCGAACTGGCGCACTTACAGCCGGGGCAGCATGTCCTGATCACCGAAGCCAGCCACTGTATCGCGCCACAGACCGTGCAACTCGCCAAGGTGCTGGGCGCCAGGGTCATCGCCTCCACCCGCTCCCCGGATGACCGCGAGTTCCTGCGCAGCCTGGGGGCTGAGAAGGTGGTGGTGACCGAGGAGCAGGACCTGGTGCTGGAAGTCGAGCGCCACACCGGCGGCAAGGGTGTGGAGATCATTCTCGACCAATGCGCCGGCCCGCAGATGAAGCTGCTGGGCGATATTGCCGCGCCGCGCGGCAAGTTGATCCTGTATGGCGTCAACGGCGGCAACGACACGGCATTTCCCGCCTGCGAGGCGTTCAAGAAGCACTTGCAGTTCTACCGCCACTGCATACTGGATTTCACCGGGCATCCGGAACTGGGCATCGAGCCCAACAGCGAGGCGGTGCAGCGCGCCTTGCACCATATCAATCAGTTGACCGCCGAGGGGCTGCTCACCCCGGTGATCGACCGGGTGTTCGCCTTCGAAGACTTCCTCGAAGCAAACCACTACATGGAAACCTGCCCGAACCGGGGGCGCGTGGCACTGGTGATGCCAGAAGGCTCATGAACCACGGATGCTGATCGGCAGGCTTTGGTAGAGCGCTTCCATCTCCTCGAATACCCGTGCGACGTCCGGCAGGTCTGGGCGTTGCAGCATCAACACCGGTATCCCCAGCTCCCGGGCAACCTGCAGCTTGGCCTCGGTGGCCTGGCCGCCGCTGTTCTTGCTCACCAGTACATCGAAGCGCCGGGCCTTGAACAGCTCGCGCTCCTGCTCCAGTTCGAACGGGCCACGGCTGGCGATGATATGGGCACGAGGATGCGGCGCCTGCGGCGTCAACTGGCGGATGGTCCAGAACTGTCCAGCGGGAATCGTCTGCAGATACTCCAGCGGTTCGCGGCCCAGGGTGAAGAACGGCCGATGGAACGGTGCCAGGGCCGAGCAAAGCGACGACCAATTCGTGACATCCCGCCAATCGTCGCCTGGCCCAGGCCGCCAGCCAGGGCGCCGCAACGCCCAGCACGGAATGCCGCACTGGCGTGCGGCGAGGGCAGCGTTATGACTGATGCGGGCGGCATAGGGGTGGGTGACGTCGAGCAGCAGCTCGATGGCCTTATCGTGAAGAAAGCGCGCCAGCCCCTCGGCACCGCCGAAACCGCCAACCCGTACCCGGCAAGCCAGGTCTCCTGGCACCTTGCCCAGGCCAGCGAGGCTGTAGATCGCCGTGGCAGGCAAGCGTCGAGCCAGGCGCAGGGCATCACCGACACCACCGAGCAGCAGGATGTTCATGGCTTGAACAGGTGCAACAGGGTGATGGGCAACGCCTGGCGCCAGGTGTCGAAATTGCCCAGCGGACGCGCCTGGGCAATCTCCATGCGCAGCAACTCGCCGCCGTGGCGCTGGCGCCAGTCGATC is part of the Pseudomonas sp. ABC1 genome and encodes:
- a CDS encoding LysR substrate-binding domain-containing protein, with the protein product MNRNDLRRLDLNLLIVFETLMHERSVTRSAEKLFLGQPAISAALARLRGLFDDPLFVRNGRSMEPTPRAQEIFALLSPALDSISTAVSRAADFDPATSNAVFRVGMSDDVEFALLPALLRRLRAEAPGVVLVVRRTNYLLMPGLLASGEISVGISYTEELPANAKRKLLRRSKARLLRADAVPGALSLDDFCTRPHAIVSYAGDLTDCIEGELQRMGRSRQVVLAVPQFNGLASLLAGTDIVANVPDYTAAALTAAGGLRAEALPLETPWCELHMAWRGAQDNDPAERWLRSRIQMFCGDPDTL
- a CDS encoding zinc-dependent alcohol dehydrogenase family protein, translated to MSRMMRFHRFGDAEVLQYEEVPTPVPGPGEVLVRVQAVGLSWKDVLWRQNLASEEARLPAGMGFELAGVVERVGEGVEGFEVGAPVAGFPASTPNRYPTWGDLMVMPVHALTRYPQSLSPEAASVHYTALLFGYLALVELAHLQPGQHVLITEASHCIAPQTVQLAKVLGARVIASTRSPDDREFLRSLGAEKVVVTEEQDLVLEVERHTGGKGVEIILDQCAGPQMKLLGDIAAPRGKLILYGVNGGNDTAFPACEAFKKHLQFYRHCILDFTGHPELGIEPNSEAVQRALHHINQLTAEGLLTPVIDRVFAFEDFLEANHYMETCPNRGRVALVMPEGS
- a CDS encoding cobalt-precorrin-6A reductase, with protein sequence MNILLLGGVGDALRLARRLPATAIYSLAGLGKVPGDLACRVRVGGFGGAEGLARFLHDKAIELLLDVTHPYAARISHNAALAARQCGIPCWALRRPGWRPGPGDDWRDVTNWSSLCSALAPFHRPFFTLGREPLEYLQTIPAGQFWTIRQLTPQAPHPRAHIIASRGPFELEQERELFKARRFDVLVSKNSGGQATEAKLQVARELGIPVLMLQRPDLPDVARVFEEMEALYQSLPISIRGS